CGGGCATTTATATTGTCTTTATTATAACTGATTGCTTTTTGATAATTAGCAGAGGCCTCATTAAAAGCCCCTCTTTCCTCGTATATTGTGCCCATTATGTTATATGTTTCCGAAAAGGATGGATCAATCTTCATAGCCTTTTTCAGATTATCCTCTGCTAAAGCACTAAGTCCCTGCTCTGCATACAGTGCTGCAAGGTTAACGTATGGCTCAACTATATTTGGATTAGTAACGGTTACTCTCTTAAATTCCTCTGTTGCTTTTTCCCTTTGCCCCATTTTTGCGTAAAGAGTTCCGAGATTGATATGTGCTCCGGGATTAGAGCGGTTGATTACTAAAGCCGCCTTAAACTCCGCCAAAGCCTGTTCATTCATCCCTCTGTTCATGTACATCATGCCCAGGTTAACTACAGGGGAGGCATAAGAGCTGTCAAGACTCATTGCGTATTTAAATTTCTCCAAAGCCTCATTAAAGAGCCCCTTACGCTCATACACTAACCCAAGGTCATTATAGGCTTCAGCTGTATTTGGAGTCAAGGCTATAGCCTGTTTAAATTGAGCAATAGCATCATCATATCTTTTAGCAGCAAAGTAACAGCTTCCAAGATTTATGTGGGGGACAGGGTGCAGCGGCTCCACTTTGACATTTCTTTCCCATAATGATATCTCAGTTGCCCAGATTTTGTTGTTGTTATAAGTCAAAATTGTAAGTAAAATAGAAAGCGACAGCATCAACATATAGACAATCCTATAATGATTCTTTAAAAGACCAAAAACTGTCACAATAACAGATATATAAATACCTATGGAGGCTAAATATGCCCTGTACTCAAAAATCATCCACCCCTGAATTGGCACTATGCTTGACTGCGGAGATATAGCCACAAAAAACCAAATCAAACCAAATCCGAATAATTTGCTTCTCTTCTTGCCTATAAAGAGTAAATATGTCCCAAATGCAAATAACATAAGCAACAAAATAAAAGCCAAAACCACCTTTAGTTCAAAAAAAGTTCTTGATACTGTAAAATAATGAATAAGTGTGAGGTTGTGGGGATAAAAAAACATTCGCAGGTATGTAGTTATCACTTTGAACTGAGTAAAGAGATACTCCCAACGGTTACTTGCAATAAGTGGAGATTTGGCAGCAGCTCCTGTTGCAGAATGTTGCACATAGATTTTACTTTGCGGTTCACTGAAAATAACATCAACTCCAACTGCGTTTATCTGAATAATGGTTAGTGGTATCAGCAAAAAAAAAGGAATTACATAAGTCAGCCTCTTTTTGATACTGCCGTCAAAAAAAACAAACTCAAAGATTGTAAGCATAACAGGTAAAGTAATTGTAATTTCTTTAGTTTTTGACGCCATAAGAGTAAATAACAATGACAATAAATAAAATTTTTTTGTTCCTAAAGCAGTACTTTGTGCGATTCGGAATTTTATATAGAAAATAAGTGTTAGCAGATAAAACATAGCCGCCATTGAAGCTGCCCTTTGCACAACATAAGTCACGGCAAACAATTCCATGGGATGAGCTACAAAAATTAAGGCGGCAAAAAATGCCAGCGTTTCATAATGATAATAACTATTGTTTTTTTCATTTGCTTCAATCTTGCTAATAAGCGAAATAACGTAATATATTAAAAGCCCGTTTATTACATGGATAATAATATTAAAAACATGATACCCTTTAACGCCGAGATAATTAAGTTTGTAATTGAATAAGAAAGAGAGATTCACTAAAAATCTGGGATCAAGCAGAGTTGGCAGCGAGGTCACTTTTCTGATAGCATCGTCGTCAAAAATAAAAGGGCAGTTCAACGTATTAGAATATCCTAAGATTGTAAAAAAAATTATAAATGCAGGATATGCTGCTCTAAAAATAATCTCCTTTTCAAATAGGGGGCGAAAGGATTTCAGCACAGTGTTAA
The Nitrospirota bacterium genome window above contains:
- a CDS encoding tetratricopeptide repeat protein encodes the protein MNCPFIFDDDAIRKVTSLPTLLDPRFLVNLSFLFNYKLNYLGVKGYHVFNIIIHVINGLLIYYVISLISKIEANEKNNSYYHYETLAFFAALIFVAHPMELFAVTYVVQRAASMAAMFYLLTLIFYIKFRIAQSTALGTKKFYLLSLLFTLMASKTKEITITLPVMLTIFEFVFFDGSIKKRLTYVIPFFLLIPLTIIQINAVGVDVIFSEPQSKIYVQHSATGAAAKSPLIASNRWEYLFTQFKVITTYLRMFFYPHNLTLIHYFTVSRTFFELKVVLAFILLLMLFAFGTYLLFIGKKRSKLFGFGLIWFFVAISPQSSIVPIQGWMIFEYRAYLASIGIYISVIVTVFGLLKNHYRIVYMLMLSLSILLTILTYNNNKIWATEISLWERNVKVEPLHPVPHINLGSCYFAAKRYDDAIAQFKQAIALTPNTAEAYNDLGLVYERKGLFNEALEKFKYAMSLDSSYASPVVNLGMMYMNRGMNEQALAEFKAALVINRSNPGAHINLGTLYAKMGQREKATEEFKRVTVTNPNIVEPYVNLAALYAEQGLSALAEDNLKKAMKIDPSFSETYNIMGTIYEERGAFNEASANYQKAISYNKDNINARRNLAVIYLKQGLLSDAAGQYRYILSAVPDDAEARGALLTIERQQNYRRP